CAACGAGGCGCAGGAGTACCTGCAAGGCCTCGGCTTCGGGAGCGAATTGCCCGGCGCCAACGACCGCGCTCAGCCGGTCCGCATCAACCAGTGGGGGGCCGACAATTCCTTCTTCAGCGACAAGAAGGCCGAGATCCGCTTCGGCAAGGGCGGTGTCGACGACGCCGAGGACGCGGAGGTCATCGTCCACGAGTACGGGCACGCGGTGCACGACGCGCAGGTCCCCGGTTTCGGCACCTCCCCGGAAGCGGGGGCGATAGGCGAGGCCTTCGGCGACTACCTGGCCGTCGAAGTCGGCGACCACGCCGACGCCGTGCACGGCTGGCCGCACCGGACGGATCTGGCGTGCGTGGCCGACTGGGATTCGGTCCCCTACAGCACCGCCCCGCACTGCCTGCGCCGCATCGACGGGAACAAGGTCTACGCGGACCGGGTCGGTGAGGTCCACGCGGACGGTGAGATCTGGTCCCGCGCCCTCTTCGACATCCGCGCGGCCCTGGGCGCGCGAACGGCCGACCGCGTCATCGTCAACGCCCAGTTCTCCTTCGCTCCCGACACCAGTTTCCAGGACGCGGCGCGCGCCACCATCGCCACCGCCCGGAGCATGTACGGCGCGAGCGCCGCGGACTCGGTGCGGACCGCCTTCAAGAACCGTCAGATCCCCGGCGTCCAATAGCCGCTTCCCGGCCGGTGGTTCTGGTCGAAACGGAATGTTCCGTTTTTGGCCGTTGGGCGGACATCGCACCCCGCTCTCCGAACAACAACAGGTCAAATTCTTGTTGCGTCCCTGTCATTTCCACTCCTCTTCCTGGCAATCTCGCTGCCGTTCCCCCACGGCAACCAAGGAGAGCGAGTGACCCGACCCATGTCCTCATCCCCCGCCCCCCGCAGGACCCGAGCGCTGCGCACCGCCGCCGTCGTCGCCTCGGCGGCGATGGTCGCCATCGCCGTCCAGAGCGGCTCCGCCAGCGCATCGGCCGAGCGTGAGGCCGGAGCCACCGCCGTCACGCTGTCGGCCGGGGCGCGCGCCCAGGC
This is a stretch of genomic DNA from Streptomyces sp. NBC_00536. It encodes these proteins:
- a CDS encoding M4 family metallopeptidase; its protein translation is MAVLGLAVPASAVASGSADGLPQGRVFMVNPVQSSGDQTLADAKDSAAAVPDSAYATVALRNLDGSGGLSGRWAYIRSETGAPAAVSDAGRYTRADDQFEQVMAYFWVNEAQEYLQGLGFGSELPGANDRAQPVRINQWGADNSFFSDKKAEIRFGKGGVDDAEDAEVIVHEYGHAVHDAQVPGFGTSPEAGAIGEAFGDYLAVEVGDHADAVHGWPHRTDLACVADWDSVPYSTAPHCLRRIDGNKVYADRVGEVHADGEIWSRALFDIRAALGARTADRVIVNAQFSFAPDTSFQDAARATIATARSMYGASAADSVRTAFKNRQIPGVQ